A portion of the Acidobacteriota bacterium genome contains these proteins:
- a CDS encoding class I SAM-dependent methyltransferase has translation MSLRRLPKHHWNRVIGRVGGAVYHREIALQKRRETLGLVESASPPGAGLALLKTDLFEEAYGPDALMGELSRLYGRCFGIDYSDVTAARAARRFPECRAAAADVCRLPFVEGSFDVVLSNSTLDHFPPALLPGAFAEIARVLKPGGRLALTLDNGHNIFHRISNALRRRAGMVYADRCYTMGEVRRLLTASGLEVLSAGTLVHIPPGFNFLAKAGGRIFGPGLDVWVRRAAAAFDRLGKKAGGRYTARFITFCCLASQGPAPIVNSPVRVVQELVAVIWGYPDGAPFPADNLDLAFEGIPLRRASTRRSRRGLSRRSGRF, from the coding sequence ATGTCGTTAAGGCGGCTTCCCAAGCATCATTGGAACAGGGTGATCGGACGTGTCGGCGGCGCCGTCTATCACAGGGAGATCGCCCTCCAGAAGAGGCGGGAAACCCTCGGCCTGGTCGAATCCGCGTCGCCGCCGGGGGCCGGCCTGGCCCTGCTGAAGACCGATCTCTTCGAGGAGGCCTACGGCCCGGACGCTCTGATGGGGGAGCTTTCCCGGCTCTACGGCCGCTGCTTCGGCATCGATTATTCCGATGTCACCGCGGCCCGGGCCGCCCGGAGGTTCCCGGAATGCCGCGCGGCGGCCGCCGATGTCTGTCGGCTTCCTTTCGTTGAAGGAAGCTTCGATGTCGTGCTGTCGAACTCCACCCTGGATCATTTTCCGCCCGCGCTCCTTCCCGGAGCGTTCGCCGAAATTGCCCGCGTCCTCAAACCCGGAGGAAGGCTGGCTCTGACCCTGGACAACGGGCACAACATCTTCCACCGGATCTCCAACGCGCTCCGCCGCCGGGCGGGCATGGTCTATGCCGACCGATGCTACACGATGGGCGAGGTGCGGCGGCTTCTCACCGCGAGCGGCCTGGAGGTCCTCTCCGCCGGGACGCTGGTCCACATTCCCCCGGGCTTCAATTTCCTGGCCAAGGCGGGCGGCCGGATTTTCGGGCCGGGCCTCGATGTCTGGGTCCGCCGCGCCGCCGCCGCCTTTGATCGCCTCGGCAAGAAAGCCGGCGGCCGCTACACCGCCCGCTTCATCACCTTTTGTTGCTTGGCTTCACAGGGTCCGGCGCCAATCGTCAATAGCCCGGTTCGCGTAGTCCAGGAACTCGTCGCGGTTATCTGGGGATATCCGGACGGAGCGCCCTTTCCTGCGGACAATCTCGATCTGGCTTTTGAAGGAATCCCTTTGCGGCGCGCATCGACTCGACGGTCTCGAAGGGGATTGTCCAGAAGAAGCGGCCGATTTTGA
- a CDS encoding DUF362 domain-containing protein: protein MKHDEILSLTGEAGVGCPGRLSRRTFMGLAAAGAAGAALSPRLGGQDAASTGPPVVKTNIDEAMKIPRGEGAMPGRYPGRVVSIKPGAVSEAGEIDADKVRRAVDRGMAALTGEEDRGKAWAKFVTPEDVVGIKVNPIGGNLLSTRPEVVDAVIEGLRAAGVPDENIVIWDRRLFQLHEAGFTEERFPGLRILGTEMRGPNGEFYDEAGELWARDNIDREVLPYVADLEMEYDRNTLPYMINMGKESYFTKIATRTCTKIINVPVLKNAGPTVTLCLKNLSYGALSNTSRLHKIWSESVAQPSAFPCLRDKTVLNVVDGLKACYDGGPGANPKFIYTADLMYFGTDPVAVDAVGHEYITRERIRRGVQEFEDKRRRAFLEIASELGLGVSDRAKIDFVEIKEG, encoded by the coding sequence GCGGCCGGGGCCGCCCTTTCCCCGCGCCTTGGGGGCCAGGACGCAGCTTCGACCGGGCCGCCCGTCGTCAAGACCAATATCGACGAGGCCATGAAGATCCCCAGGGGTGAAGGAGCCATGCCCGGACGCTATCCCGGGCGGGTCGTCTCCATCAAGCCGGGGGCCGTCTCGGAGGCGGGCGAAATAGACGCCGACAAGGTCCGGCGGGCCGTCGACCGGGGCATGGCCGCCCTTACGGGCGAGGAGGACAGGGGCAAGGCCTGGGCGAAGTTCGTGACCCCCGAGGACGTCGTGGGGATCAAGGTCAACCCCATCGGCGGAAACCTGCTGTCCACGCGGCCCGAGGTCGTCGACGCCGTGATCGAGGGGCTGCGGGCGGCCGGAGTGCCCGACGAAAACATCGTCATCTGGGACCGCCGCCTCTTCCAGCTCCATGAGGCGGGTTTCACTGAGGAGCGCTTTCCGGGCCTGCGCATCCTGGGGACCGAGATGCGGGGACCGAACGGCGAGTTCTATGACGAGGCGGGCGAACTCTGGGCCCGGGACAACATCGACCGCGAGGTCCTGCCCTATGTCGCCGACCTGGAGATGGAATACGACCGGAACACGCTGCCCTACATGATCAACATGGGGAAGGAGAGCTATTTCACGAAGATCGCGACGCGCACCTGCACGAAGATCATAAACGTCCCCGTGCTCAAGAACGCCGGGCCGACCGTGACCCTCTGCCTCAAGAACCTCTCCTACGGCGCGCTCAGCAACACCTCGCGGCTTCACAAGATCTGGTCGGAATCCGTGGCCCAGCCGAGCGCCTTCCCCTGCCTGCGGGACAAGACCGTCCTCAACGTCGTGGACGGCCTCAAGGCCTGCTACGACGGCGGGCCGGGCGCCAATCCCAAGTTCATCTACACGGCCGACCTCATGTATTTCGGGACCGACCCCGTGGCCGTCGACGCCGTGGGACACGAATACATCACGAGAGAGCGGATCCGGCGGGGCGTCCAGGAGTTCGAGGACAAGAGGCGGCGGGCCTTCCTGGAGATCGCATCCGAGCTCGGACTCGGGGTTTCCGACCGGGCGAAGATCGACTTCGTGGAGATCAAGGAGGGCTAG
- a CDS encoding class I SAM-dependent methyltransferase — MTIQRLDPRTWDRIYDCPGEDGSNMIFRRSMSAALEACAASSGAGEVWLDAGCGTGRMTDGLSRLGLSAVGVDRDVGMTAYALSKAGDEPEARSRRPAIIAACASHLPFADESIGGVAAVSLMGCLDSPGDFFGEIRRVLRSGGPAVVTFTNRDSLLHKVQHALNRLGRRPPGNRFRSYSLAEALALFENAGFRTADIRFYNFVLTNGVRIFPPRRAGLVLERRLRSARSRKWGRNFVITGRKR; from the coding sequence ATGACGATACAACGGCTCGACCCCCGGACCTGGGATAGGATCTACGACTGCCCCGGAGAAGACGGGTCGAATATGATCTTCCGCCGCAGCATGTCCGCCGCTCTCGAGGCCTGTGCGGCGTCCTCGGGGGCCGGCGAAGTGTGGCTCGACGCCGGCTGCGGCACGGGCCGGATGACGGACGGACTTTCGAGGCTGGGGCTGTCGGCCGTCGGCGTCGACCGGGATGTCGGCATGACGGCCTACGCGCTTTCGAAAGCCGGGGACGAGCCGGAGGCCCGGTCTCGAAGGCCGGCCATCATTGCGGCCTGTGCCTCGCATCTTCCCTTTGCCGACGAATCGATCGGCGGAGTCGCCGCCGTCTCCCTGATGGGATGTCTCGACTCGCCGGGGGATTTCTTCGGAGAAATCCGCAGGGTCCTCCGCAGCGGGGGTCCGGCGGTCGTCACCTTCACCAACCGGGACAGCCTGTTGCATAAAGTTCAGCATGCTCTGAACCGTCTCGGCAGGCGACCCCCGGGCAACCGCTTCCGGAGCTATTCCCTTGCCGAGGCTCTGGCCCTTTTTGAAAATGCGGGTTTCCGGACAGCAGACATCCGGTTCTACAACTTCGTCCTGACGAATGGCGTCCGGATCTTCCCGCCGCGGCGCGCGGGGCTTGTTCTCGAAAGGCGTCTCCGATCCGCGCGCAGCCGGAAGTGGGGGAGGAATTTCGTGATCACGGGGCGCAAACGGTGA
- a CDS encoding redoxin domain-containing protein — MKRNLTLSLAAAALIAFGAAGAFAQTPEIRPITLGQAMPGIELPAFQGGTVNPAGLKGKNVLVLFPRGYASPTAWCTICNYQLAELIEMEKAEKIREKHNLEVLVVLPYDTETVTKWVGDFPAQLAKIRDWKNPPDEAALDEAGRRRMERFREMFPLNMLWDADAPVPMPFPVLIDAERKLAGGLGLFAEEWGGSKVAQNIPTIFLLDTEGKLVFKYVSQNTFDRPSWDYVLKMLGCLKE, encoded by the coding sequence ATGAAGCGCAACTTGACTCTTTCGCTGGCAGCGGCGGCTTTGATCGCATTCGGCGCGGCGGGTGCTTTCGCCCAGACGCCCGAAATCCGGCCGATCACGCTCGGGCAGGCCATGCCCGGAATCGAACTTCCCGCATTCCAGGGGGGAACGGTCAATCCGGCCGGTCTCAAGGGCAAGAACGTCCTCGTTCTCTTCCCGCGCGGTTATGCCTCGCCGACGGCCTGGTGCACGATCTGCAACTATCAGCTCGCCGAACTCATCGAGATGGAGAAGGCCGAAAAGATCCGGGAGAAACACAACCTTGAGGTGCTCGTTGTCCTCCCCTACGACACCGAAACCGTGACGAAATGGGTGGGCGATTTTCCGGCCCAGCTCGCGAAGATCCGCGACTGGAAAAACCCGCCCGACGAGGCGGCGCTCGACGAGGCCGGGCGGCGGCGCATGGAGCGCTTCCGGGAGATGTTTCCGCTGAACATGCTGTGGGATGCGGATGCGCCCGTGCCCATGCCCTTCCCCGTCCTGATCGACGCCGAACGAAAGCTTGCAGGAGGCCTCGGGCTTTTCGCCGAGGAGTGGGGCGGCAGCAAGGTCGCCCAGAACATTCCGACGATATTCCTGCTCGACACGGAGGGCAAGCTCGTTTTTAAATACGTCAGCCAGAACACCTTCGACCGCCCCTCCTGGGACTACGTCCTCAAGATGCTCGGCTGCCTGAAAGAATGA
- a CDS encoding DUF6599 family protein: MREAGLSNARAAGAAVLAIAACLIAAQGAAAQTANEGFSSQVVLSWDDIPNELFIQGWLTSDEPQRFPGQSLFGHINGGAELFLEYGFRELVVFRFAPQGGRLDREIVLEIYAMESARDAFGIFSLNRTGAEPTSDRQNALNWVGVEQAAFVLGSLYVNILAANCTIDETAGFAAGAEVALAAGRAVPEAGFTGLPERNLMPGTERFIKGALAAAAESPFLAPEFWGFADRGTLAWSARYVPGGAKLILVEYGGEPGDFLPPVAAVFREYFEDVTEEGGGIVSARSPEGRLMLYGRRDGRAVFIISESDEKAGRARLAEALEKSVIVWRSQ, encoded by the coding sequence GTGCGCGAGGCGGGTTTGTCGAATGCGCGGGCGGCGGGCGCGGCCGTTCTGGCGATTGCGGCGTGTCTGATCGCGGCGCAGGGCGCGGCGGCCCAGACGGCCAACGAAGGATTTTCGAGCCAGGTCGTCCTGAGCTGGGACGACATCCCGAACGAGCTCTTCATCCAGGGCTGGCTGACGTCGGACGAACCTCAGCGCTTTCCCGGACAAAGCCTCTTCGGCCACATCAACGGCGGGGCCGAGCTCTTCCTGGAATACGGCTTCCGCGAACTCGTCGTCTTCCGCTTCGCGCCCCAAGGCGGAAGGCTGGACAGGGAGATCGTCCTTGAAATCTACGCCATGGAATCGGCGCGGGACGCCTTCGGCATTTTCTCCCTGAACCGGACGGGCGCCGAACCGACGTCCGACAGACAAAACGCCCTCAACTGGGTCGGAGTCGAACAGGCGGCCTTCGTTCTGGGAAGCCTCTACGTCAACATCCTGGCCGCAAACTGCACGATCGACGAAACGGCCGGATTCGCGGCGGGTGCCGAAGTCGCCCTGGCTGCCGGGCGGGCCGTTCCGGAGGCGGGCTTTACGGGGCTTCCGGAGCGGAATCTGATGCCGGGAACCGAACGCTTCATCAAGGGCGCGCTCGCCGCGGCCGCGGAATCGCCCTTTCTTGCGCCCGAATTCTGGGGCTTTGCGGACCGCGGCACTCTGGCCTGGTCGGCCCGCTACGTTCCGGGCGGGGCGAAGCTCATTCTTGTCGAATACGGCGGCGAGCCGGGCGATTTCCTGCCGCCCGTTGCGGCGGTTTTCCGGGAATACTTCGAGGACGTCACGGAGGAGGGCGGGGGGATCGTCTCGGCCCGGTCGCCCGAGGGACGCCTTATGCTCTACGGGCGAAGGGACGGCCGGGCGGTTTTCATCATCAGCGAGTCCGACGAAAAGGCGGGCCGGGCCCGGCTGGCCGAGGCCCTCGAAAAATCCGTTATCGTTTGGAGGTCACAATGA
- a CDS encoding pyruvate, water dikinase regulatory protein — translation MNTIFVVSDGTGHTAQHALRAALAQFPGAEVEIVVRPKVRTKTRARQVVCEAAEAGGFIVHTIVTDSIREAMVKFGRENNVESIDLMGPLLARLSETLATSPSAKPGLFTKLNDSYFRRIETMEYAIKHDDGQRLEDIRKAEIVLLGVSRTFKTPLSIYLAFKGWFAANIPVIYNLEPPEILSKLPPNRVFCMDTNARQLAELRRSRSEFLRGAAGRYADPEFVRSELMFARNYYAKHDGWTIINVTNKPIEELASEIIALRGKKGKGKNGWFHWER, via the coding sequence ATGAACACCATCTTCGTCGTCTCCGACGGGACGGGGCATACGGCCCAGCATGCCTTGCGGGCCGCCCTGGCTCAGTTTCCCGGAGCCGAGGTCGAGATCGTGGTCAGGCCCAAGGTCCGGACCAAGACCCGCGCCCGGCAGGTCGTCTGCGAGGCGGCCGAAGCCGGCGGGTTCATCGTCCATACCATCGTCACGGACTCCATCCGCGAAGCCATGGTCAAATTCGGCCGGGAAAACAACGTCGAATCCATCGACCTCATGGGGCCGCTTCTCGCCCGCTTGTCGGAAACTCTGGCCACATCGCCCTCGGCAAAGCCGGGCCTGTTCACCAAGCTCAACGACTCCTACTTCCGCCGCATCGAGACCATGGAGTATGCCATCAAGCACGACGACGGACAGCGCCTCGAAGACATCCGCAAGGCGGAGATCGTCCTTCTGGGCGTCTCCCGGACGTTCAAAACACCGCTCAGTATCTACCTGGCCTTCAAGGGCTGGTTTGCGGCCAACATTCCCGTCATCTACAACCTGGAGCCTCCGGAAATCCTGTCGAAACTGCCCCCGAACAGGGTCTTCTGCATGGACACGAACGCCCGCCAGCTGGCCGAACTCCGCCGATCGAGGTCGGAATTTCTCCGGGGCGCGGCCGGCCGCTACGCCGATCCGGAATTCGTCCGGAGCGAGCTGATGTTCGCCCGGAATTACTACGCCAAGCACGACGGATGGACGATCATCAATGTCACCAACAAGCCCATCGAAGAGCTGGCCAGCGAAATCATCGCCCTGCGCGGAAAAAAGGGAAAGGGCAAAAACGGGTGGTTCCATTGGGAGAGATGA